A window from Salvia miltiorrhiza cultivar Shanhuang (shh) chromosome 2, IMPLAD_Smil_shh, whole genome shotgun sequence encodes these proteins:
- the LOC131007576 gene encoding probable LRR receptor-like serine/threonine-protein kinase At3g47570, with the protein MKKTCYVQIFASVVVVLLTSCRAKTSTNLATDQSALLSLKAHIISDPHLTITRNWTNSTSVCSWIGVTCNTRHHRVASLNISDMGLSGSIPPELGNLSFLVSLDLRRNNFSGALPHELSRLRRLKFISLFVNNFRGAIPSWLPLLSKLEYLSLRNNSFVGSIPKSISNLTNLYYLDFSFNSLEGIIPQEFGRLQKLQFLRIQYNHLSGVIPSALFNISTLRILAFTKNRLSGNLPNDLCTNLPFIEGLYLGNNQLSGQIPSNLSQCSKLGLLSLAFNSFSGQIPATIGDLKSLQILELWQNHLSGTIPQEIGKLQNLVGIHVGENQITGALPLAIFNISSLQALDVRNNKLYGNLPRDIGNLTMLKDVDLSFNNFTGVIPREIGQRLHQLEKLQLASNMLSGSIPPEIFNISTLKALSLAQNGLSGALPASMCSGFSTLEVLYLGVNHFTGRIPESISNCSQITGLDLGLNNFTGIVPHYLGNLRFLEILNLRDNNLTIGSSSSQVSFITSLTNCRSLTFLLISGNPLDGTLPSSIGNLSSQLQLLSAYDCRIKGKIPDEIGNLTNLVRLSFFDNDLSGKIPLSLKHLLKLQGLYLGKNNMRGYIPDYLCDLHSLSELYLSGNKLSGPIPKCLGNVTSLRYLFLDSNMLTSSIPSGLWRLKDLVMLDLSANSLSGILPPEFGNLVAAISINLSMNQLSNSIPSTIGSLQKMVNLSLTHNRLEGPIPVSIGSMIGLQTLDLSYNSLSGSVPKSLQTLQQLYNFNVSFNSLSGEIPSGGPFMNFTMESFKGNEALCGIPRFHVPPCQVVSNHKSKRKKVEFALFILSGVVALTAILCLGFILLIYRRKDKETIGIDGIWSVQRERFSYYELSRATQRFNESNLLGMGSFGSVYRGILGDGNAIAVKVFKLQSEATFRSFDVECEVLRTIRHRNLVKVISSCSTEEFKALILEYMPKGNLESWLYSHNYCLDFIQRLNIMIDVASALEYLHHGHFTPIVHCDLKPSNVLLDEEMVAHVSDFGLSKLLGEGKSIVLTNTLATLGYIAPEYGFEGIVSTRCDVYSYGVMLMETFTRKRPSDNMFAGDLSLKIWIESSIPKSAYEVIDVNLLKNLDKEHGNKIVEFASSVLELAMKCSAESPKDRINMKEALAELHKIKRSFLE; encoded by the exons ATGAAGAAAACTTGCTATGTTCAAATTTTTGCATCTGTAGTAGTTGTATTACTAACCTCATGCAGAGCCAAAACATCTACCAACCTTGCCACAGATCAATCCGCACTTCTCTCCCTAAAAGCTCACATCATCTCAGACCCTCATCTCACAATCACTAGAAACTGGACCAATTCAACCTCCGTTTGCAGTTGGATTGGCGTCACATGCAACACGCGCCACCACAGAGTCGCCTCGTTGAATATATCCGACATGGGCCTCTCAGGCAGCATCCCACCAGAGCTGGGAAACCTATCCTTCCTCGTCTCCCTCGACCTCAGACGCAACAATTTCAGTGGCGCTCTGCCTCACGAGCTGTCTCGCTTGCGCCGCTTGAAATTCATTTCTCTCTTTGTCAACAATTTCAGGGGAGCGATCCCATCATGGTTGCCTCTCTTATCTAAACTCGAGTACTTGTCTCTCAGAAACAACAGTTTTGTAGGTTCTATTCCAAAATCCATCTCCAACTTAACAAATCTTTATTACCTTGATTTTTCTTTCAATTCCCTTGAAGGAATAATCCCACAAGAGTTTGGTAGACTTCAAAAGCTGCAATTTCTGAGAATTCAATATAATCATCTGTCAGGAGTTATACCATCTGCTCTGTTCAACATATCTACATTACGAATTTTAGCTTTCACAAAGAATAGATTGAGTGGAAATCTTCCAAATGATTTGTGCACCAATCTTCCGTTTATTGAAGGGCTTTACCTTGGTAACAATCAGTTGAGCGGCCAAATTCCATCAAATCTGTCGCAATGCTCAAAGCTTGGACTTTTGTCGTTGGCTTTCAATTCTTTTAGTGGACAGATACCCGCAACCATTGGTGACTTAAAATCTCTACAAATTCTGGAGCTTTGGCAAAACCATTTAAGTG GTACTATACCACAGGAAATTGGCAAGCTTCAAAACCTGGTTGGGATTCATGTTGGAGAGAATCAGATTACGGGCGCATTGCCCCTCGCTATCTTCAATATCTCGTCTTTGCAAGCTTTAGACGTACGGAACAATAAACTCTATGGGAACCTCCCAAGAGACATCGGGAATCTTACAATGCTAAAAGATGTAGATCTCTCATTCAACAATTTCACAG GTGTTATACCGAGGGAAATTGGCCAACGTCTTCACCAGCTGGAAAAACTTCAATTGGCGTCGAATATGTTGAGTGGTTCAATTCCACCTGAGATTTTTAACATCTCAACTCTTAAAGCTCTTTCACTTGCACAGAATGGTCTGTCAGGTGCCCTTCCAGCCAGTATGTGCAGCGGCTTTTCCACTCTCGAGGTACTTTACCTTGGTGTAAATCACTTCACTGGACGAATACCCGAATCCATTTCCAACTGCTCTCAAATCACAGGGCTTGATCTCGGCCTCAACAATTTCACTGGAATTGTACCTCACTATCTTGGAAACCTAAGATTCCTTGAGATATTGAATCTGAGGGACAACAATCTAACCATTGGATCATCATCTTCACAAGTGAGCTTCATCACTTCATTGACAAATTGCAGATCGTTGACTTTCTTGTTAATTAGTGGTAATCCTCTTGATGGAACTCTTCCATCTTCCATAGGAAACTTATCCTCCCAGCTCCAATTGTTATCTGCATATGATTGCAGAATAAAGGGCAAAATTCCTGATGAAATAGGTAATCTGACCAACTTGGTTCGACTCTCTTTCTTCGATAATGACCTGTCTGGTAAAATCCCACTTAGTTTGAAGCATTTACTCAAGCTCCAGGGATTATATCTAGGTAAAAACAACATGAGAGGTTACATTCCAGATTATCTGTGTGATTTACACAGCTTGTCGGAATTGTATTTGAGCGGAAATAAGTTGTCGGGTCCTATTCCAAAATGTTTAGGAAATGTCACGTCCTTAAGATATCTTTTTCTAGACTCTAACATGCTGACATCAAGCATACCATCAGGCTTGTGGCGCCTAAAAGATTTGGTGATGCTAGACCTATCCGCTAACTCATTGAGCGGAATCTTACCTCCAGAGTTTGGTAATTTAGTAGCAGCAATTTCCATAAATCTGTCAATGAATCAATTGTCAAATTCTATTCCGAGCACGATTGGTAGTTTGCAAAAAATGGTTAATCTTTCTTTGACACATAATAGACTTGAAGGTCCAATTCCAGTGTCCATTGGGAGCATGATTGGTTTGCAAACTCTCGACTTATCCTACAATAGCCTCTCTGGTTCAGTGCCGAAATCTTTGCAAACACTTCAACAGCTTTACAACTTTAATGTCTCTTTCAATTctctaagtggagaaattcccaGTGGTGGTCCTTTTATGAACTTCACAATGGAGTCCTTTAAAGGTAATGAAGCCCTATGTGGAATTCCAAGGTTCCACGTCCCACCTTGTCAAGTTGTCTCTAATCACAAATCAAAGCGGAAGAAGGTGGAATTTGCTTTGTTCATTCTGTCTGGGGTTGTGGCTTTAACTGCAATTCTATGTTTGGGCTttattttacttatatataGAAGGAAAGATAAAGAAACTATTGGAATTGATGGAATTTGGTCTGTGCAACGTGAAAGATTTTCATATTATGAACTTTCACGAGCAACTCAACGGTTCAATGAGAGCAACTTACTAGGTATGGGAAGTTTTGGTTCTGTTTATAGAGGAATTCTTGGAGATGGGAACGCTATTGCTGTAAAGGTGTTTAAGCTTCAATCTGAAGCAACATTTCGGAGCTTTGATGTTGAATGTGAAGTTCTACGCACTATTCGTCATAGAAACCTGGTCAAAGTCATAAGCAGTTGCTCCACCGAAGAATTCAAGGCTTTGATACTAGAATACATGCCAAAGGGAAACCTTGAAAGCTGGTTGTATTCACACAACTATTGCTTGGATTTCATACAAAGGTTGAACATAATGATTGATGTGGCGTCGGCATTGGAATATCTTCACCATGGCCATTTCACTCCAATTGTTCATTGTGACTTGAAACCAAGTAATGTCTTGTTAGATGAAGAAATGGTTGCTCATGTCAGCGATTTTGGTTTATCAAAACTATTGGGCGAGGGGAAGAGCATTGTGCTAACAAACACTCTAGCAACTCTCGGTTACATTGCTCCAG AGTATGGTTTTGAAGGGATAGTCTCCACAAGGTGTGATGTCTATAGCTATGGGGTGATGCTAATGGAAACTTTTACGAGAAAAAGACCAAGTGACAATATGTTTGCCGGAGATCTAAGCTTGAAGATTTGGATTGAAAGCTCAATTCCAAAATCGGCATATGAAGTTATAGATGTCAACTTACTAAAGAATCTTGACAAAGAACATGGCAACAAAATTGTGGAATTCGCATCATCCGTATTGGAGTTGGCTATGAAGTGCTCTGCAGAATCCCCTAAAGATAGGATTAACATGAAAGAAGCTCTAGCAGAGCTGCATAAAATCAAGCGTTCATTTTTAGAATGA